The genomic interval AAGGGGCTTTGGCGGCTGAGCTCTTGTCGTACAGTTTGACCCTGATGGCGGCGTGAGGACAGACGAAAGAGCATGTAGCGCACTGCAGGCAGGAGGAAGGGTCCCAGATGGGGATGTCGACAGCGATATTTCTTTTTTCGTATTTGGTCGTTCCGCAGGGAAATGTTCCGTCGCAAGGCATTGCGCTGACCGGTACTTCATCACCTTTCATCTCGAATATTTTCATCGCTACTTTTTTAACATACTCCGGAGCTTCTTCAGGTATGTTGAAAGTCCTTTTTCTTGAAGAAGTGACTTTTCCGGGAATCTGGACTTCGAATATATTCTCTATAGCTGATTTGATCGCGCTGATATTCATTTCGACCACTTTTTCGCCTTTTGATCCGTAAGTTTTTTTTACGGTTTCTTCGATCGCGGCGATGAATTTTTCTCTCGGCAGAATCTTTGATATTTCGAAAAAAGCGGTCTGCATTATAGTGTTTATTCTTGTTCCGAGTCCGATTCTTTCTGCGAGGGAAATAGCGTCGATTGCATAAACCTTCAGATTTTTCTTTATTATGTCGGATTGCAGTTCTGAAGGGAGGGAATTCCAGACGTTGTCTTTATCGTAAGGAGTGTTGAGCAGCAAGACGCCACCTTTTTTTATGCCCTGGGTGATGTCGTATTTGTCGAGAAATGAGGGATTGTGAACCGCAACGAAAGAAGGATTGTGAACCAGGTAATGGCTCAAAATCGGTTTTGGGCCGAATCTCAGATGACTCACGGTGACGGCCCCGGATTTTTTTGAGTCGTAAACGAAAAATCCCTGGGCGAAAAATGACGTGTTTTCTCCGATTATTTTTATGCTGTTTTTGTTGGCTCCGACCGTACCGTCCGATCCTAGGCCGTAAAATTTGCCTTCGAAACCTTCATGTTCTATGGAAAAGTCGTGGTTGTAAAGCAAAGAGGTATTGGTCACGTCGTCTACTATTCCGACAGTGAAATGGTTTTTAGGTTTTGGTTCGGCAAGATTCTGAAAGATGCCCTTTACCATTGCTGGAGTGAATTCCTTGGAGCTTAAACCGTATCTTCCTCCGTATATTTTCGGTTTTGAAAATTTCATTTCACCGCTTTCAGAAAGCTCGCAAATCGCCGCCGAAACATCTGTGAAAAGCGGTTCGCCGACTGATCCGGGCTCTTTTGTCCTGTCGAGTACGGCTATGGATTTCACAGTGATGGGAAGAACGGATAAAAGAATCTTTTTGTCAAAAGGTCTGTATAGTCTGACTTTTATCAGACCGACTCTTTCTTTTCTGTCTGAAAGATATTTGACGGTTTCTTCGGCGACATCCGCTCCGGATCCGGATATTACCAAAAGCCTTTCGGCTTCAGGATGGCCTATGTATTCAAACAGTTTGTACTGTCTCCCTGTGAGTTTGAAAAACTTGTCCATCGTATCCTGAACTATTGAAGGGATTTTCGTGTAAAAGTGATTGACTGTTTCTCTTCCCTGAAAATAAACGTCCGGATTTTGCGAAGTGCCTTTTATGAAAGGTTTTTCGGGATTGAGAGCGTTTTTTCTGAAAGCGTCGACGTCTTTTTCGTCTATCATTTCTCTTATTACGGAAAAAGGGACTTCATCGACATTCTGGATCTCGTGAGAAGTTCTGAATCCGTCAAATATGTGAAGAAAAGGGACTCTGGATTTCAGCGAAGCTGATTGAGCAATTAGTGCCATGTCCATTGATTCCTGAGGGTTTGCAGAGAAAAGAAAAGCGTATCCCGAAGAACGGACCGCCATTACGTCGCTGTGATCGCCGAAAATCGAAAGCGCCTGACAGGAAACCGATCTCGCGGCTATGTGAAACACTGTCGGTAAAAGTTCTCCGGCAATTTTGAGCATGTTCGGGAACATGAGCAAAAGACCCTGCGAAGCCGTAAAAGTTGTCGTCAAGGCTCCGGCTGAAAGAGAACCGTGAATTGTGCCCGCTGCGCCTCCTTCGGACTGAAGTTCCGACACAACGGGAATATTTCCCCAAATATTTGTTTTCTTCTGAGCCGACCATTCGTCTGCAAGTTCACCCATGGTGGAAGAAGGAGTTATGGGATATATTGCTATAACTTCATTGGTAGCGTGAGCGATATACGCCGCGGCAGTGTTGCCGTCCATCATTACACTTTTTTTGTCCGACATTGTTCCTCCGGAATGTAAATGTATTGAAAAGCAAATTATTACAATTTTATTTATTTTAACACGAAAGAGAAATTATTCAATCGCATTAATTTTCATTTCACAGGCTTCAAGGCCAAAAATATCAAACTTGCCAATGAAAAGCATATCTGCTATAAAACCAAAGTCTGATAAATATTTTTCAAGAGATGGAGAAAATGAGGTATATAGCAATTTTTTTATTTTCCGCGTTTACAGTTAACGCGGGTTCAAGTCCTTTTTCGGATGTAGATCTCAGTGTGAAGAGTTATTACGGCATAATCGGGATCGGATATTCGAGATCGTATTATCAAGATGATTTTAAAACCGGCATTGACAATGAAAAATCTTTGCTAGGCTTGAACAATTACGGCCTTTCCGGTAAGGCAGGTATTTACATTCCATGGCTGAACAGGAACACTACAATCGGTTTAATGGCGAATATTTCATACGACAGGTATTATGAAAGCAGAGCATTCGGAAACGGAGCCAAGTCTGAGGTGCTGTCAGGGACTTTCGGAATTGATTTGGCTGTTTATCCTCTTTCCGCTGCCGGCAAAGGTCCTTATTTGCATGTATTGAACGGATTTTCGAAAATAAAATACAACACGGATTTCGGATACGATGGTTTTTCACCTTACGGATACGGATTGACTGTTGGAACTGGAATCGGAATTCCCTGGAGCGTATCTTATCCCGAACACTTGAATTTATCCATAGATTTTGATTACAGAAAAGCCGGAGACAAGAGTCTGAAAACATTGAATTTCTATGTCAGCGTAGGCGGTTTTTTTTAACAGAGGACAAGATTAATATTTTTCCGTTTTGTACCGAAGCTTTCTTTTTTCTGCGCCGTGCGCGGTTTGACTGAAAACGTTTCCCAGGGTTCCTTGTTTTGACTTTCCGTATGCGAAGTAATAATATGGGTTTATTTAAAATCGGGAGTTTTAATGCCGAGAAAGAAACAAACAGAAAAGAAAATAATAGCAGAGCAAAAACCCGCGGAAGCAGAGATAAAAGTCTCGGATTTTATAAAAAGCGGTAAAAAAATCCTTCTCATCACGGGAGAAGAGGGGTCTGGAAAGTCTTTTCTGTTGGACCGATTTTTCAAAGAAAGCAACTGCGCCGGCACAAGTGAAAAAGTTTTCAGATACGATATCGACAACCTGCGTAAATTATCCAATCCTTTGGATTTTTTGGAATTTTTTGCCGACAGCCTTGATTCAGCTTTTGAACTGAAAGGTTTTGACCGAGGAAACACAATATACGAAAAAACGCAGAAGATACAGGACCGCTTCAACGCGATTAACAGCTTTCATAATCCTGAAAGAATTCTGCTCGTTATAGACGGTGCGGAAAAGTATTCTGAAATAACAAAATTCATTCCCTGTCCCTGCGACTGGTTCAGATTCATCATATCTTCGAGGAAAAACGAACTGCTGAAATTCTGGGCCTGCAAATGGAGTGAAAATGATTTCCTGGAAATAGACTTGGGAAAAGGCGATTGTTCGCAGATTCTTGAAAAAATGGATCCTGAAACGAAAAATTTTATAAAAAACAGCATCTCGAAAGCAGAAGAGATTTCGCCGTCGGATATGATCATCGCTTGTGCCGCTTTTGAGATGTCGGGAGACAGCCAAAAATCATTTGACGCAGAATCATACTGCATGAAGATATGCGAACATCTGCGCTTGAAAGAGGCGGAGACTGTAGAGGCGAAGGTAATTTTGTCTCTTTCCGCCTGTGGATTCCCCGTGAGGGGAAAAGATCTTTCTGCTTTGACCGGGATAGCGGTAAATACGGCATTAAAAAAGCCGAAAGGTTTGGGCAGGCTCATAAAAACAGGTCTTGACAAAAAAGGGGAATTGCTCGTTGAAATCGCAAACCGAAAGTTCTCCGAGTTCGTCAGAGTGGAATTCTCCTGTCAAATTGGAAAAATTGAATCGAAAATCGTCGGTTTTTTGTCTGAAAAAGCCAAGCCGATAGATTTGGATTTTCGCGAGTTCTGCTTAAAATTCAGAGCGTGCACTATATCAAATGATTTTGTAACGGGGAAAGGATTCGAACTTGAAACGCTGAAAGCGTTTGCATGGGACATGTATTATGAAACTTCAGACTTATCGATACCTCTTGGATTGATATCAAAAGCCGTTGAATACAATCTCGGCAAGAACCCCAGAAATGAACTCTGTGAAAGCAATTTGGTGTCTCTGTTCCTGTATTCCGAGGAGCTTTTCAATTCCAAAAACACGGAAAAAGAAAACGAGTCATCTGTTTTTACTCAATTTCTGAAAGAAGGAGTGAGTGAAGTACAAACAGCTCTTTCAAAAATGTCTAAATTGGACGATTTGGCCTATTACAGCTATACGGTCCTGCTGACCCTGTCGCTGGTTCTTGCGCGAGGAAAGAGAAAAGAAAATACCGATGTGACATTGGGATCATTGTTCGAGGATGTTTTCATCAGACTGTCGGAAGGCACCGGAGACTGGAGATTCTATTTTTCAGATAAATTCATGGCTTACTGGGCTTCATTCATACTTCTGGTCCATTCTTCAGATGACGTGTGGAAATTTTTGACAATAGGAGCGATTGATAAAAATGAAAAAGACAGGATCGCCCTTCGAGTAATTGACGAGATGATTTCCTCAAAAGACGCAGAAGGAGCTCTCGTCTTGACGAAGAAAATAAACGACTCTGAAGAGAAAGCACAGAAATATTCCGAGATAGCTCTGATTCTGGCGAATTCGGAAGACCCTTCCAAAGCGCTCAGGATTTTGATGTCGACAGGTGATATAAAAAGCAGAGCTTCAATTCTTTCTCTGGTTTCCAAAAAAATAGCTTCTGTAGGTCAAATTGACGAAGCCATATCCATAGCAGAAAGTATTGACGATAAGGACGAAAAATATTCGGCGATGTCATTCGCCGCGGTTTCTTACGCGGAAAAAATGAAAGATTCCCGGGAAGACAACTCGGTTTTGAACAAGGCTCTGCGGATAAGCGAAAAAATTGAAGACGTCTATCTTAAAAACAAGACAATTGCGGATATTGCGATAAAGGTTTCGTCGGCCAGGCTTGAAGAAGGACTTTCCATTCTAGATAGAATTGCATCGGATGATCACGAAATGAGATCGTTCGCACTTTCCGAAATTTCAAAAGAACTGTCGGAAAAAAACATGAATGATAAAGCAGAGGATGTCGCCAACATCATGCCTGACAACATATACAAATCCAGCGCTTTGGCTTTTCTTGCAAAAAGGCTTTATCAAAAAGGTTCGAAGGAAAAAGCGTACGAAATCGCCGACAAAATTCCTTTTTTCAGTTACAAATTTCAGACGCTTTTTCAAATGTCCAAGGATTCAAGCAAGACGGAAGACAAATATGACGCAATCCCTCCTCCGCCCGAAGATGAGGAGGCGGAAAAAAGGGAAGCAGGTGAAAAATTTAAAGAAGCTCTGATTAAAGGAGACGTAAAAACCGCATTGGAAATACTTGATTGCCTGATCGAGCAAATTGAAAAAATCGGTCTTCTGCTTAAAACTGTCCGTTCCGGAGAAGAACTCAGTGATTCGCGAAAAAGAGCCGTTTTTTATGATTCTGTGATTGAAGCTCTCAAGAAGATGAATCTCGATCCGAGTGCGCACATGAGGGTGATGTCACTGATCGCCTGCGGCATGGCTAAAACAGGTGATGTAGAAAAAGCTTTGGTCCGGATGGCGGGCGACCTCGTCAAGAAAAGTTTTTCAGAGGAAACTTTTGCGACAGCGGAATTGCTGAATGATATATCAGGCCATCTTGTCAAGTCGATGAATCAGACGATGACGTATCAATACATAGAAAAACCCGACGAATTCAACGACAAAGCGAGACTTCTCGGATCTATAGTAAAAATGTTCATAGAAAATTCTGACATCGGCTCCGCGATCGCCATATCGGAAAGTATATCCGAGCCTTACGAAAAAAGCCGGATGAGAACCGAAATAGCTCTGCATTTTATCCTCACCGGAGAAAAAGACAAAGCCCTCGATATAGTAAGAAAAATTGAAAATGACATAGAAAGGGATGAATCTCTTTCAAAGCTGTCTGAAAAAACAGCGCTTTTGGCAGGACCCGAAGAGGCGCAGGGAATTCTCAATGAAATTTCCCAGGACTGGCTGAGAAAAGAGACGATATCTCAAATCGTCATGAAATTCGCCGAGAGGAAAGATTATCAGACTGCTCTGTTTTATGCCGGAAAAACCGGAGACACAGCATGCGTATCTGTTCTTTACGCAAAAATAGCATGTTCTGCATACAAGGAAAAAAGCAGAGCTGAGTTTGAAAATATTTTTTTGTCCGCCGTAAACATGACTCGACAGATATCCTGCGAAAAACATAAATCGAGAGCGCTTTCGGAGATAGCGGCGTGTCTTCTCAAAGTTGACCTTGTGGACAAAGCAATCGAAGTCTCTGAACTGATAACTGATCCGTTCGAAAAGTTCCAGGCGGTTTTGTTTCTCGAAGACTGGATGTTTGAAAACGGATACCGAAAGAAAGCGCTGGAATTGTCGGATCACGTTTACGGGATTCTGAAACTCATTGAAAATCACGACGAAAGATCCGAAGCATACGCCGAGTTTGTCAGAAACCTGATTAATAACAGAGACGCCGGTAAAGCCGAGGCAATTGCGGAAGAGATATCCGACAGCGACAGAAAGGCGAGGCTGCTGGCTCTGATTGTATTGGAAAAGTTCAAAGAAAGGGGATCGGATGATTGTTCCCGTCTTTTGAGCAAGATATTTGATGCTGCCGACAAGATTCAAAACAGAAAAGACAGATCGAAATCACTGGAGGATATTTTTGTGATGTGCCTGACGGAAAATTACCTGGAAAAGATTGGAAAATTTTTAAGAACTTCATTTTTGCATCCTGAACTGTCGAGGGATTCGGCAAGCGCCCTTTACAATGCACTTATACAGACGAGTTATCAGGACAGAATGAGAATTATAGAATCAATGCGTATATTTTTTCCTGTTTTCTCAGGAACAGCAACCCGTCTGGCTTTGATTTCGCTTGTCAAAGCGGGTGAGATGTCTTCTGTCTCGGAAATACTAAAAACAGTTCCCGAACTCTCCCGCTGCCGGACCGGAAATTACTGATTCTGAAGTCTTTGAATAATTATCAAATATGATGCCGGTCCAGGATGCCGTTCCATGTGTTGGAAACCACGAGGGAAGCCAGTTCGAGATCCACTTTGGTAAAGGGCGGAGTCTGCTTGTTGTGCAAAGATATGATGCCTATCAAATCGTCGTTTTCGTCGAAAAGAGGGTAGACCATGATGGATTTGTTTTTGTAGTGTTTCCATCCGCTGACGTTTATTTCTTTTTCCTCTGAAATGTCGCTTATGAGAACCGGTTCTTTTTTTGTCATGACCCTTTCGAGTATGGAGCCCTCTTTTAAAGGGAAAGGGATTTTGTCCGGAGTGTGACCTTTGTCCAGCGCGTCGAGAAGAACGAGCCCATTTTCCTTCACGAGAAAGAGACTGCCTCCGTCGGATGCCATTTTCTTCGCGATCTCGGAAAGAAGATCTTTTCCTATTTCGTTGAGTTTTGAGCGCAAAATCACTTTTTTGGAAGATCTGACAATTTCCTTGAGCTTCAGGTTGATGTTTTCCAGTTCTTCGTTTTTCGCTTTCAGCTGTTCAATGAAATTCCTTCTTTCAGTTACGTCTCTTATTATCGCCTGAAGGATGTCCTCCCCGCCTATGAATATCCTGTTTAGGCTGACCTCGCAATAGATCTTGGAGCCGTCTTTTTTTAAAAACTGCCAGTCGAAATTCTGGGAGCGGTCTTTGAAGGTCTGTTCTATGAATGACTCTATCGCCTCTTTTGAATTGCGGCCGCCGGGCTGAATATCAGGAGAGAAATCGGAAAGGAGGCATCCGATTATGTCCTCCTTCCCGCGTCCGAATATTCTGCAGGCCTGTGAGTTGCAGTCAATAATGACGTCTATCATGTGAAAAAGCCCGTCAGGCAGGGATTCGAAAAGCACTCTGTATTTTTTTTCGTTTTCCCAGAGCGCGTTTTCCGACAGTTCCGACTCGCTCCTCAGTTTTTCAAGTTCGGCGATTCTTGCCTCAAGTTCAGAAATCTTTTTGTCTTCCATATTTTTTACTCAGGGAGGGGAAATCCCCTCCCTTTTTGTTCAGTTGATCTTGACCAGTCTAATACTTCTTGAATCTTTCGAAGTCGTCAGATTGACGATGTAAGACCCGCCAGGCAAAATGCTTCCTGTTTCGTCCCTGCCGTCAAAGCTGATCCTCTTAACTCCAGGCATCTGGTGGGAGTCGACAAGCGTTCTTACAAGCCTGCCGCTCATGTCGAAAACACTTATATTTGTGTGACTTTCGTAGGGTAGTTCGAAATTTATCAGCGAATTGTCACTGAAAACAGGGGATGAAGAATAAAATCCGAGAGAAGAAACTGATACATCATTTCCGATCTCTTCCTCAATTCCAGTCGAGAGATTGACAACTATCGCCCTCATGAAATAAGTCTCGTCCCATGAAGACCATCCGGCGTCGTAGTCCCACGCTCTGCCGTTGTCTGCGTAATCGTAACCGTAAACCGGCATATTGGTGCCGTCGTATATCATTCCGACGACGAAGTTAGTGTTTGACGAGTACTGGATGTTGGCAGATGAGATATTCCAGAGGTTCCACTGGTTGTCCACGCCGCCTGTAGCAGTCCAGGATCCGGCTTCTGAGCCGGGCTGGCTTCCTGTCCAGTTCCAGACTTTGAGGTTGAAGTTGTTGTTGCCGCTATTATTTGTTTGTAAATATATCTTTGCGTAAAGGAGTCTGTACGTTCCTCTTGTCGCGGGCATCGTCATCCTGTTGGCAGAACCGGCTCCCGCGCCGGACCAGTAATAACCGCTGGTCGGTGTCCCGTCGTCGTATATCAGTTCTGTCGTGTCTCCGCCCGGACCTCCTCCTCCCTGAAGGGCGGCTTGGGCGTTTATTCTTCCGGCGCCCATGTAGCCGCTGTTGTAGTAAGAACAACCAGTCATAGGGTCGCAGGAGTTGTAGAGCCTGTCTCTTATCTGGGTGTTGGTCTCGGATGGAAACTGGCATCTGACAAGAGTGGCGAGGCCTGCCGTAATCGGACACGCCATAGAAGTTCCGTCCATATATGTATACTGACTAAAAGGTACAGTAGAGTATATGTTTGTGCCTGGGGCGGAGATATCTACCCACGTTCCGTAGTTGGAAAAGCTCGCTTTTTGGTCATTCGAATTTGTTGCGGCGACAGCTATGACATTGGAGTAATATGCCGGATAAACGGGAGTGCTGACGTTGTCGTTCGCCGCCGCGGCGAATGCGATGACGTCGTAGTTATTGAAGGCGTCGTTGATGGCAGATTCTATTGAGGAGCTTGGAGAATACCCGCCCCAGCTCATAGACAGAGCGTCGGCGCCGTTCTGAGATGCGAAATAGATACCCTGCGTGAGAGCGGTCGTATAAAGCTGGGTTCTGACGCCTATCAAGCCTATGTTGAATCCTATCGAAGCGACTCCGGTTCCGTTGTTTCCTTTGGCGGCGGCGCAGCCCGAGCAGTGAGTCCCGTGGCTTTCGCTCGTGTTCGGCGGAGTGGGATCGCTGTCCATGTCTGCGTAATCGTATCCGGTCATATAGTTCGGAGACAGGTCTTCGTGACCCATTTCAACCGCGTCGTCTACTATGGCGACTATCTTGCCGTGACTGCCGGTCTGAATGTCCCACGCCGCGGAGGCGCTTATCTTAGGAAGAAACCACTGATATGTGTAGTAAGGATCGTTAGGAGTGAGGAAAGGCTCCCATCCGGTGCTGTGTTTGTTAGTAAAAGCTTCCATTCTATAGTTTGGTTCAGCGAATTCGACTTCGGCACAAGATCTGAATGCGTTTACTGACGACATCGCCATCTGGTCAGATGAACAGACGAAAACATAGATCATGTCGAGGCCGTAATCGATGTTTTTCGTGTTGTCATAATCCGGAATGAGCTGTCGGAATGATTGTACCTGATGCTCGGTGAAAACGGCGTCAAGAGAAGCGTAACCGCTTCTGAGGAACGTATTGTCCGATTCGAAAGAGACTGAATTTCTCAGATCAGTCCTGAATTTGACTATTACTTCGCCGTCCTTGTGGAGCATTTCAGCCGAAAGAACGGACGCAAAAAGAGCAATCGCAAGAAACACGCGCATCATTTTCACAAAAGCCTCCCTTTGTTCAGTCGCAGAAGTTAAACTGTTTTTTTTCAGCGACTTAATGTTATAATTTTACCTCAAAAATATCAAGGTGAAATAACGGAGGAATCATGTCTGAAAATACCAAGAAAATCGGGATTCTTACAGGAGGGGGAGATTGTCCGGGGCTGAACGCTGTCATAAGAGGGGTCGCCAAATCGGCAATGAACCTCCGAGGGATGAAAGTAATCGGTATAGAAGACGGATTTGAGGGCTTCGTAGAATCAAAAAAAATCGATCTGGACGAACAATCGGTTTCAGGGATTATAAACATCGGCGGCACGATTCTCGGTTCTTCAAACAAGGCCGACCCTTTCCGCTATCCTGTGACAATGCCTGACGGCAAGGTAAACGTGACCGACTCCTCCAAACAGGTACTGTTTAATTACCAAAAGTGGGAGCTCGACGCTGTTGTCGCCATAGGAGGCGACGGCACGATGAACATTGCAAAAAAACTCCAGGACGCGGGGATGAACATTGTCGGAGTGCCTAAAACAATAGACAACGACTTGCAGGGCACGGACGTAACTTTCGGATTTATGACGGCCGTAGACATAGCGACGGAAGCAATAGACAGGCTTCACACAACTGCTTCTTCGCACCACAGAGTCATGGTAATAGAGGTCATGGGCAGATACGCCGGCTGGATAGCTCTCGAGGCTGGACTCGCCGGCGGAGGAGACATCATTCTCATTCCCGAGATACCGTTTCAATGGGAAGCTGTTTTCGACAAGGTCAAAACGAGGAGCAGAAAAGGGAAAAGATTCAGTATTGTAGTAGTCGCTGAAGGCGCTCACGCCGAAAACGAAGAACTCGTCGTCAAGGGGCAGGACCCGACGAGAACGGACCCAAAAAGACTCGGAGGCGTGGGAAATTACGTAGCCGCAAAGATTACTGAAAACACAGGGCTTGAGACGAGAGTCACGGTTCTGGGACATCTTCAGAGGGGAGGATCTCCAAACGCTTTTGACAGAATCCTTTCTACCAGGTTCGGAACGGAGGCCTCCGATCTGATAGACAGAAACGAATACGGAAAAATGGTGGCGCTCAGGGGCCAGGATATAGTCGCTATCCCTTTGAAAGAAGCCATAAACGGACTGAAACTGGTTCCTCCCGGCGGCAAACTCGTCCATTGTGCCAAGTCCGTCGGAACTTGCCTCGGTATCACCGATTGACCCTTGACATAAGGAACCGATCGATTACTTTTCAGATAAAACGGAGGAAAAATGGAAAGGCTGACAAAAGAAACTTTTAAGGTTAAAGTTTTCGACTACGAAAAAGAAGGCGATGTCCTGTCAATTAATCCTTTGCCCTGCATAGTTGATTTCTACGCCGATTGGTGCGGACCGTGCAAAATTTTAAAACCTGTTCTTGAAGAAATAGCCCGTGAGTACGAAGGAAAAATAAGCATCTATTCAGTCGACACGGAAGAACAGCAGGAACTGGCCGCGGCTTTTGGAAT from candidate division WOR-3 bacterium carries:
- the nifJ gene encoding pyruvate:ferredoxin (flavodoxin) oxidoreductase — protein: MSDKKSVMMDGNTAAAYIAHATNEVIAIYPITPSSTMGELADEWSAQKKTNIWGNIPVVSELQSEGGAAGTIHGSLSAGALTTTFTASQGLLLMFPNMLKIAGELLPTVFHIAARSVSCQALSIFGDHSDVMAVRSSGYAFLFSANPQESMDMALIAQSASLKSRVPFLHIFDGFRTSHEIQNVDEVPFSVIREMIDEKDVDAFRKNALNPEKPFIKGTSQNPDVYFQGRETVNHFYTKIPSIVQDTMDKFFKLTGRQYKLFEYIGHPEAERLLVISGSGADVAEETVKYLSDRKERVGLIKVRLYRPFDKKILLSVLPITVKSIAVLDRTKEPGSVGEPLFTDVSAAICELSESGEMKFSKPKIYGGRYGLSSKEFTPAMVKGIFQNLAEPKPKNHFTVGIVDDVTNTSLLYNHDFSIEHEGFEGKFYGLGSDGTVGANKNSIKIIGENTSFFAQGFFVYDSKKSGAVTVSHLRFGPKPILSHYLVHNPSFVAVHNPSFLDKYDITQGIKKGGVLLLNTPYDKDNVWNSLPSELQSDIIKKNLKVYAIDAISLAERIGLGTRINTIMQTAFFEISKILPREKFIAAIEETVKKTYGSKGEKVVEMNISAIKSAIENIFEVQIPGKVTSSRKRTFNIPEEAPEYVKKVAMKIFEMKGDEVPVSAMPCDGTFPCGTTKYEKRNIAVDIPIWDPSSCLQCATCSFVCPHAAIRVKLYDKSSAAKAPSSFRSVQSKQSPDMLWTVQVAPEDCTGCGLCIESCPGRRKDEKGNRTEYRTIEFEKLIKHREAEKANFEFFLSIPETDEKFIDRSSLKGTQLLPTMFEFSGACAGCGETPYIKLITQLYGDRSLIANATGCSSIYGGNLPTTPYTVRNDGRGPSWSNSLFEDNAEFGYGMFLASDKLRETAFELAGDMIKENHSLKEILKNVIEEKQENQISIELVRDYISQLRRLLPEYDDDRSNRLYGLLDYFVKKSVWIFGGDGWAYDIGYGGLDHVLASGRNVNVLVLDTEVYSNTGGQMSKATPLGATARFAAAGKPLPKKDLGLLAMSYGYIYVAQVAMLANYNQTIKAVTEAESYPGPSLVIAYSHCINHGIDMRKARQAQLNAVNSGYWILYRYNPSLCDQKKNPLVIDAPKEIKIPFEEYAYNENRYRSLKTTMPDRAKLLLDKAQEAVTRRYNYYKKLEGLDVC
- a CDS encoding ATP-binding protein, with translation MPRKKQTEKKIIAEQKPAEAEIKVSDFIKSGKKILLITGEEGSGKSFLLDRFFKESNCAGTSEKVFRYDIDNLRKLSNPLDFLEFFADSLDSAFELKGFDRGNTIYEKTQKIQDRFNAINSFHNPERILLVIDGAEKYSEITKFIPCPCDWFRFIISSRKNELLKFWACKWSENDFLEIDLGKGDCSQILEKMDPETKNFIKNSISKAEEISPSDMIIACAAFEMSGDSQKSFDAESYCMKICEHLRLKEAETVEAKVILSLSACGFPVRGKDLSALTGIAVNTALKKPKGLGRLIKTGLDKKGELLVEIANRKFSEFVRVEFSCQIGKIESKIVGFLSEKAKPIDLDFREFCLKFRACTISNDFVTGKGFELETLKAFAWDMYYETSDLSIPLGLISKAVEYNLGKNPRNELCESNLVSLFLYSEELFNSKNTEKENESSVFTQFLKEGVSEVQTALSKMSKLDDLAYYSYTVLLTLSLVLARGKRKENTDVTLGSLFEDVFIRLSEGTGDWRFYFSDKFMAYWASFILLVHSSDDVWKFLTIGAIDKNEKDRIALRVIDEMISSKDAEGALVLTKKINDSEEKAQKYSEIALILANSEDPSKALRILMSTGDIKSRASILSLVSKKIASVGQIDEAISIAESIDDKDEKYSAMSFAAVSYAEKMKDSREDNSVLNKALRISEKIEDVYLKNKTIADIAIKVSSARLEEGLSILDRIASDDHEMRSFALSEISKELSEKNMNDKAEDVANIMPDNIYKSSALAFLAKRLYQKGSKEKAYEIADKIPFFSYKFQTLFQMSKDSSKTEDKYDAIPPPPEDEEAEKREAGEKFKEALIKGDVKTALEILDCLIEQIEKIGLLLKTVRSGEELSDSRKRAVFYDSVIEALKKMNLDPSAHMRVMSLIACGMAKTGDVEKALVRMAGDLVKKSFSEETFATAELLNDISGHLVKSMNQTMTYQYIEKPDEFNDKARLLGSIVKMFIENSDIGSAIAISESISEPYEKSRMRTEIALHFILTGEKDKALDIVRKIENDIERDESLSKLSEKTALLAGPEEAQGILNEISQDWLRKETISQIVMKFAERKDYQTALFYAGKTGDTACVSVLYAKIACSAYKEKSRAEFENIFLSAVNMTRQISCEKHKSRALSEIAACLLKVDLVDKAIEVSELITDPFEKFQAVLFLEDWMFENGYRKKALELSDHVYGILKLIENHDERSEAYAEFVRNLINNRDAGKAEAIAEEISDSDRKARLLALIVLEKFKERGSDDCSRLLSKIFDAADKIQNRKDRSKSLEDIFVMCLTENYLEKIGKFLRTSFLHPELSRDSASALYNALIQTSYQDRMRIIESMRIFFPVFSGTATRLALISLVKAGEMSSVSEILKTVPELSRCRTGNY
- a CDS encoding PAS domain S-box protein, giving the protein MEDKKISELEARIAELEKLRSESELSENALWENEKKYRVLFESLPDGLFHMIDVIIDCNSQACRIFGRGKEDIIGCLLSDFSPDIQPGGRNSKEAIESFIEQTFKDRSQNFDWQFLKKDGSKIYCEVSLNRIFIGGEDILQAIIRDVTERRNFIEQLKAKNEELENINLKLKEIVRSSKKVILRSKLNEIGKDLLSEIAKKMASDGGSLFLVKENGLVLLDALDKGHTPDKIPFPLKEGSILERVMTKKEPVLISDISEEKEINVSGWKHYKNKSIMVYPLFDENDDLIGIISLHNKQTPPFTKVDLELASLVVSNTWNGILDRHHI
- a CDS encoding S8 family serine peptidase; this translates as MKMMRVFLAIALFASVLSAEMLHKDGEVIVKFRTDLRNSVSFESDNTFLRSGYASLDAVFTEHQVQSFRQLIPDYDNTKNIDYGLDMIYVFVCSSDQMAMSSVNAFRSCAEVEFAEPNYRMEAFTNKHSTGWEPFLTPNDPYYTYQWFLPKISASAAWDIQTGSHGKIVAIVDDAVEMGHEDLSPNYMTGYDYADMDSDPTPPNTSESHGTHCSGCAAAKGNNGTGVASIGFNIGLIGVRTQLYTTALTQGIYFASQNGADALSMSWGGYSPSSSIESAINDAFNNYDVIAFAAAANDNVSTPVYPAYYSNVIAVAATNSNDQKASFSNYGTWVDISAPGTNIYSTVPFSQYTYMDGTSMACPITAGLATLVRCQFPSETNTQIRDRLYNSCDPMTGCSYYNSGYMGAGRINAQAALQGGGGPGGDTTELIYDDGTPTSGYYWSGAGAGSANRMTMPATRGTYRLLYAKIYLQTNNSGNNNFNLKVWNWTGSQPGSEAGSWTATGGVDNQWNLWNISSANIQYSSNTNFVVGMIYDGTNMPVYGYDYADNGRAWDYDAGWSSWDETYFMRAIVVNLSTGIEEEIGNDVSVSSLGFYSSSPVFSDNSLINFELPYESHTNISVFDMSGRLVRTLVDSHQMPGVKRISFDGRDETGSILPGGSYIVNLTTSKDSRSIRLVKIN